A single region of the Epinephelus moara isolate mb chromosome 14, YSFRI_EMoa_1.0, whole genome shotgun sequence genome encodes:
- the sgpp1b gene encoding sphingosine-1-phosphate phosphatase 1, whose product MEKSNRFVDLYHYLQDPHLVARFQRFCGVHGTFSRTVCAAGISAEADRTHSQNNGACHHHIAAGGNESEKSAGIGAGEGEKVQTAAAGVRKRGIDSNVATKRGEESENPPQNGAVVSGATAGGETFGAGSNGRSLAGEPEEQGGKAPGPSGSSTVKPLRKNSLTGDAGQEFLIGNRFLYYMFTFGTELGNELFYITFFPFVIWNMDAFVGRRLIMVWVWVMYLGQCTKDVIGWSRPASPPVVKVEMFYNSEYSMPSTHAMSGTAIPFSLFFMTYGRWEYPFTLGFSLALCWCLLVCVSRIYMGMHSVLDVIAGFLYSSLILLFFLPALDLIDGFNLTCRYAPLIIISLHLGLGLFSFTLDTWSTSRGDTAQILGTGAGVALASHVNYYLGLMPDPTADQLPFTMSTLSAGLVGVTLLRLVLGVLVLMATRALMKAITIPAVCWVFGVPSTDVRKARQHMEVELPYRYIVYGAVGFNVLFLVPLLFSYTQLS is encoded by the exons ATGGAGAAAAGTAACCGCTTTGTAGACCTGTACCACTATCTCCAAGACCCCCACCTTGTCGCCCGCTTTCAGCGCTTCTGTGGGGTACACGGGACGTTTTCGAGAACCGTCTGTGCGGCGGGTATCAGCGCGGAAGCGGACCGGACTCACTCGCAGAACAACGGGGCTTGCCATCATCACATCGCCGCCGGGGGAAATGAGAGTGAGAAGTCGGCTGGTATCGGAGCAGGGGAAGGGGAGAAagtgcaaacagcagcagcggGTGTACGGAAGAGGGGTATTGATTCAAACGTGGCGAcaaagagaggggaggaaagtGAGAATCCTCCCCAGAATGGAGCAGTTGTGTCCGGGGCGACCGCCGGGGGAGAGACGTTTGGTGCGGGGAGTAACGGTCGCAGCCTCGCCGGGGAGCCAGAGGAGCAGGGCGGTAAAGCCCCGGGTCCATCAGGGAGCAGCACGGTGAAACCCCTCCGCAAAAACTCTCTAACAGGCGATGCCGGGCAGGAGTTCCTCATCGGGAACCGGTTCCTGTACTACATGTTCACTTTCGGGACCGAGCTGGGCAACGAGCTCTTCTACATCACCTTCTTCCCCTTCGTCATCTGGAACATGGACGCCTTCGTGGGCAGGAGGCTGATCATGGTGTGGGTCTGGGTCATGTACCTGGGGCAGTGCACTAAGGATGTGATCGGGTGGTCGCGACCCGCCTCACCACCTGTGGTCAAAGTGGAGATGTTTTACAACTCTGAGTACAGCATGCCGTCCACACACGCCATGTCGGGCACCGCCATCCCCTTCTCCCTGTTCTTCATGACCTACGGCCGGTGGGAG TACCCGTTCACACTGGGCTTCAGCTTGGCTCTCTGCTGGTGTCTGCTGGTCTGTGTCAGCCGAATCTACATGGGAATGCACTCAGTCCTG gACGTCATCGCCGGCTTCCTCTACAGCAGCCTGATCCTGCTCTTCTTCCTGCCGGCGCTGGACCTGATCGACGGCTTCAACCTGACTTGCCGCTACGCTCCGCTCATCATCATCTCCCTCCACCTGGGCCTGGGCCTTTTCTCCTTCACCCTGGACACGTGGAGCACCTCGCGGGGCGACACTGCTCAAATCCTGGGCACAGGTGCCGGCGTGGCCCTCGCCTCCCACGTCAACTACTACCTGGGTCTGATGCCGGACCCTACAGCAGACCAGCTCCCCTTCACCATGTCCACCCTCAGCGCTGGCTTGGTGGGTGTCACCTTGCTGCGACTGGTTCTGGGCGTGCTGGTGCTGATGGCCACGCGGGCGCTGATGAAGGCCATCACCATCCCGGCGGTGTGCTGGGTGTTCGGGGTGCCCAGCACAGACGTGAGGAAGGCCAGGCAGCACATGGAGGTAGAGCTGCCTTACCGCTACATCGTTTATGGAGCGGTGGGCTTCAACGTGCTCTTCTTGGTGCCACTGCTCTTCAGCTACACTCAGCTCTCCTGA